GTTTTATGATTCTAACATTGATTGCAACCGGAATTGCAGGAATTTACTTTATCATTTTTGCAGTTACTTCAACTTCATTTACCTCAACTTTTGATAAAGCAATGGTGGTGATTTATGCGATTTTTGCAGTAATTAGTTTTATTAGTTATGCTTGAAATATTCCTTTTACAATGAAAATCAAAAAGAGTATGGAAGCACTTGAAAAACCAAGCATTGCCTTTGGAGTTTGTGTTCTAATCTTTGGAAATTTAGTTTCTGGGATTTTACTTTTGGTAGCATCCTCAACCCAACCCAAAGTAATTAGCTAGAATGCGATAAAAAAGCAGATTTTAATAATCTGCTTTTTTATACCTCTTCACTCTCTTCTTGATTATTTTCTTTATCTTTCATTGCTTGGAGTAATTCTTGATTTTGCTTCAATAAGTCCTTGATTATTTGACCGTCATTTTGTTTACGAACAGTTTCTTGATTGGTGATTATTTTTTCATATCGTTCATCTTTTACTGATTCACTAGATTTATGTAGACAGATTAACCCGATTATTAATCCAATCAAGGCAGAACCTAAAAAACATAAAACCAAACCAACCGAATTATTATTGCTACACATAACAGCTCCTCCGATTGTGAAACCTAAAGTTCAAATTACTGCAACTATTACAATTAAAATTATCATATTATTCATCCTTATCATTTATTGTTTACAACAACAATAGTAATAATAATAATAATAATCAGTGTCAATGTTTGACACAAAATTGAGCAAGTTTTGATAGGTATAATTCATTCAGATAATTTAAGAAGATTAGATTGTTGTTTTATGTTTTTTATTTCGGAATGAAGTATTATCTAAGTAAGAAAAGTGGGCGATATTATGAATTTTAAAAAAGATGACAAAGTTTTAAAGTTAGTGAAGTATATTGGCAAAAATTATGATGTACAAAGTCAGGTGAAGATGCAAAAAATCTTGTATTTTTTGAATATAGATTTTTACAGAAAATATAATCGGTTCTTGGAAATATAAATTTCATCATTACCAATAATTTCCATAAATGCTTGTAATTCTGGTGGTTCTTGATTTCACTGGTCATAATCAAGACGCGGATTTTAAAACAAAAAATAGAAGAAGCCTATCAAATTAAAATTGATAAAGATAAAAATCCTGACAATAGTGTGCTATACAGAAGTAGAAATTCTGAGTGCAGATTTTAATTAAGAAAATATATTAAAAAATACCAAGTGTTTAAAAAAATGCTTGGTATTTTTCGTTAGTATAAATCCAAATTTTATTTTTCCCTATCAGACAGAAAATAAGTTATGTAGTAAAATAAGAATATGATATTTAATCATTAAGATGATTTAAATCATTGCTTAATAGGGGAGACTTAATATGATTCAGGAAAGGAATTTAGAGGAAAATTTTGCCTCTAAATTAGAAGAGAGTGGTTGAATAAAATTAGATGACATTAGCCGAGATAATGGCAAGTTAACTAGTGTAGTTGATACCAAACTTTTAAAGAAGAAAATTATTCAAATAAATGATATTTCTGAAAAACTGGCAGACAAAGCACTTTTAGAGATTCGTAAACAAAATGCTTCTTCATACCAAGAATTGGCTTTTTTGGGGTGACAATTATTAACAAATGGAGTTAAGGTTATTGACGATGAAAGTAATAATCTTACCAAAACTATTCGCTTAATTTCTCCTTATTCTGCTCAGAACACTTATCATTATGTCCGTCAATTTAAAATTGAAAGTCTTAATAATAACGAAAAACGAATTCCTGACATTGTTTTATTTGTTAACGGATTACCTGTAGTAGTGATCGAACTAAAGAGCACTTTAGCAGAAGAAAAACTTGATGATGCTTTTAACCAAAACCAATCACTAAAAACTTTTGCTCCCGAATTGTGAAAGTTTAATATTTTAAACATTGTTGCTAGTGATACAACGCTGTGTTATGGATCAATTAGTTCTAGTTATAAACGCATGGCTAAAATTAAAGGTTATAAAACCAGAGAGAGTCAAGAAGGGATTGATTATCTTCTCCATCCGAATAATCTTTTTAGTTTTATTGAACTTTATTCTTACTATTCTCAAGAACAAAACGAACAAATTAAATATATTGCTGCTCCTCATCAAATTGAAGCAGTGAAAAAAACAATGCAACATTTGGATGCTAATGCTAGTGATCCTGTTAAAGGTGGAGTGATTTGGCACACTCAGGGTTCTGGTAAGTCAGTGACCATGGTTTTTTTAACTAGAGCAATTTTAAACACTTATAAAAAAGCAACCATCCTGTTAGTAACTGATCGAACTGAACTTGATGACCAACTTTATACCCGCTTTGCAAAAGCAGCTAATTACTTGAATAATACCCCGGTGCAAATTCAATCTCGTCAAGATTTAATTAATCAACTTGATCAGAAGAAAAACTTTGGGATTTATTTCACAACGATTCAAAAATTTGGTGATCAAGTCCAGGGTGGTTTATCACAACGTGATGATATTTTTGTGTTGGTTGATGAAGCTCACCGCACCCAAAACAACTTAAGTTTTGACTGACAAGTGAACAAAGAAACCAGAGAATTAATTGAAAAATTTGGTTATGCTACTTATATGCGCAATGCTTTTCCCAACGCTCATTTTGTCGCTTTTACAGGAACACCATTAATGGGGGTAGAAAAGCAAACAACTAAAATTTTTGGTGATTATAACCATAAGTATTTAATGACTGATTCGATTGAAGACGGAACAACAGTCAAAATCAATTACGAGTTAAGAAAAATCAATTATGAGTTTGATCAAGAATATTTACAAAAAATGGATGAGTTACAAAACGCTTATGTTGAAGAACTTAATAAAAATGATTTAGCTTCCCAAGTAAAGGTGGATGAACTTTTACGTTCAATTAAAATTAAAGAAGTTTTAGAAAATCCCGAAATTATTAAGGCAAAGTCTCGGGATTTACTTGAGCATTATAAAAAACGTTTTCAAGTTTTACACGGAAAAGCAATGATTGTCGCAGGAACGAGAAAAGCAGCCTTTGAATACTATCAACAGTTAAAAGCTTTAACTGCTCAGGATGATGAATTAAAGCAAATCACTCATCTTGACTGAAGTGACCAAGAAATCATTTTGGTGATGACTACGAGTAATAAAGATAACCAAGCAATGAATGAAGCAATTGTTAAAGGTGAAAAAGAACATGAGGTTGCTGAAGAGTTTAAAAAACCTGATTCTAAACATAAAATTGCGATTGTGGTCGATAAGTGGTTAACTGGTTTTGACGTACCAGATTTAGACACGATGTATCTTGATAAAATAATTAAGTGACATAATTTAATGCAAGCAATTGCTCGCGTTAACCGGACTTATGAAAATTCAAAGTATCAAGAAGTAAAAGAAAATGGTCTAATTGTAGATTATATTGGGATTTGAAGAAAACTTCGTGACGCCTTATTACAATATACAAAAAGAGAAAATGATCCCAATGATTTCTCCATTGAAGATGTGGAAAATGCTCATGATTCTCTAGTTCAACAACTAAAAATCATTGAAGAAAATTACATCCCTGATTTATTCGCTTCTTATCAATCAGATTTAAAAAATAATGCTCAAGTAGCTTATCGTTTTATTATGAATGCTTGAGAACAAATTAGTAATTTAGCAATTGAAGATCGTAATCGTTTCTTGATGATGGCAAATTCAGTAAAGAAGTTTACTAAAGTTGCTTATTCGGTTTTAAGTGATGATGAAATCTGGGCTTCAAGGGTGGTTGGTGAAGTTTATGCTTTACAGAATTCTAGCACTAGATTTGATGATGCGCGGTTATATGCCACAATTGAACAAATGAAAACTTTAACCAAACAAGCAATCTTAGTTAATGACAAACAAATTATTGTTGAAGAAGCACAAATTAATCGGGATTTGAGTGAGGTTGCAATCTTAATGCAACAAGAAGCAAATGAATTAGCACCAACCAACCCTAAAATAGCAGTAAAGATTATTACCATGGCGATTAAAACCATTATTGATAAGGTTTCCACGATGCGACCAATTTTTGCTGAGAAGGCTTCTGAGCGTTTACAAACAATTGTTTTGGAATTTGATAAAACTATTGATGCGGCAAACTTATTAGAAGAACTAAACCGTTTGTTTAAAGATCTGCGTCTTGATTATGACCAGTGAAGTCAAGAACCACCAGAATTACAAGCATTTATGGAAATTATTGGTGATGATGAATATTTTCAAGAAGCGAAGAATTCACCAATTGTTGAAGAAATTTCCACAAAATTAGTTAACTTAATTAAGCAACAAGGGATTGTTCAATACGACACTAATCCGCGGGTGCGAACTTTAATTTTAAGAGAAATTAAGAAACTCTTATTGACAGATTATAACTATCCTCCAGAAAGATTAGGGGGAACTTCAAAGATTTTAATTGATTCAATTGATAAACAAATTAAGTTGAATCCGCACTACTTTGAAGAAAGTATTTAGAAAGAGGCAAACAATATGGCACAAAATATTGAAGACATTGAAACCAAACTTTGAACTGCTGCTGATGAATTAAGAGGTAACCAGTCAGCTGAAGAATATATGCATATTATCTTAGGGGTAATTTCTTTGAAATATATTTCCGACCGGTTTAAAGTTGCCAAAGAAAAACTAAAAGAAACTGGCGAAACTTTAGCTGATTATCCCCCAAGAGATTTTTATTTAACTTTTGAAGCTTTTGTGGTTGTTGAAGAGGCGAGTTGGGATTATATTATGCAGTTTGCCAACACCAACGAAATCGGGATGAAATTAGATCACGCTTTCTTGTTATTAGAAGAAAAGAACCTTGATTTAGCAGGTTTATTTAACAAAAACTACAACAGTGAAGGGTTAGACCAAATAAAGCTTGGAAACGTAGTTAAAGTCTTTTCTGATGAAGATTTCACTCAAAAAGGAAGCGAAGATTTGGTAGGAAGAATTTATGAATTCTTTTTAGGAAAGTTTTTCAAAGACCGGGGACAAAAGGGTGGTGAGTTCTATACTCCCGAATCAATTGTAAAGTTAATGGTTAATCTTTTAAAACCGACAGGAACGATTTATGATCCTGCTTGTGGTACGGGAGGAATTTTAGTTCAAGCTAAACATTATATTGAAAAACATGGTAGAAAGATTACTGATATCTTTGTTTATGGTCAAGAATATAATTCGGTTACTTGAAAGTTAGCAAAGTTGAACTTGGTATTGAATAGTTTCCCTTTAGAAGATGTTAAGCATCATCCAGTATTGGGAACCCGAGCAGCTGATTCGTTTGCTGCGGACCAACATAAAGGTTTGAAATTTGATTTTGCGATGGCCAATCCCCCATTTAATATGAAAAAATGAGGGCAAGACAAGTTGTTAGATGATCCTAGGTGAGAATGAGGTCTTCCTCCAGCAAACAATGCGAACTACGCGTGGTTATCAATGATTGTTTCTAAGTTAAATCAACACGGAAAAGCCGCAGTTGTGCTTGCAAACGGTTCTTTATCTTCTTCACAAAATAATGAGTTAGAGATTCGAAAGAATTTTGTTAAGAATAATAAGGTTGATGCAATCATTGAGTTACCAGATAAGTTGTTTTATACCACGGGAATTCCTGCTTCAATTTGATTCTTTAACAACGATAAGAAAACTGACAAGATTTTAATGATTTCTCCCAATGCTGTTAAAGGAAGAATGCGTAGTAAGAAACTTCGTGAACTAACAAATGAAGATATCAAAGGAATTGTTGAACTCTTTGATCGTCATGAAAATGGCGAAGATATCAACAAAGAGGGAATTGCTAAGTCAGTTACTCAAAATGATTTAGCAGCAAATGATTATTCTTTTGTCCCGGGAAGATATGTTGGTAGTGTTGAAGAAAAAGTTGATAAAGAGGCAATCAAGTCCGAAATTAAAACTTTGGCTAGTGAATTAAATCAGTTATTAGAAGAATTTGATGAATTGGTACCTGACATAAAAAAAGCAATTGACCAAGCAATCGCTTATAACGATGATGAAGAGTAAGCGGTAGTTTCAAACTCCTTAAGTAAAGAAGTTTTTTTATTCTTTTACTCCTAATTGAACCATTTCACTTCATAGTTTTTGATTATTTTTTGGAGTTCAGATTCCAGCTTGATAATTAAAAATTGAGAAAGTTAACAAAGGATAAGGAAAATTCATTTCTACTAACTTTGAAATACATTTGAAGTAATCGTTCTTCAAAGGAAGAATAACTTCACAAACCTTTTGTTTTCATGGTTGTTTATACTGAACTCCACTATAAATATCATTTAATTCAGGAACAATGAAATTATAAATTCCTCCAACCCCAACAACAGGATTCACTAAACTACCATCAGGCATTATTTGTGGTTTTGGTTGGGGATATTCCACAATTTTAATATGCAAAACCAGGTGTTCTAACAAATTACAATAAACCAATCGTTCGGATTTTTGTCATTCAAATGGCGAAAGTTGGGCAAATTCTTTAGTTGATAGCATAATTCCTTTATCTTCATCAATATGATGAATGTACAATCCTTCATTACCGCGACCAATCTTTTGAGTTTTACTGGTATAACTTTCATTAGTAAAGTAATTTTTAGGCACTAATCCATACTTTTTGTGAAGGTGTTTTCAACATTGTTCATAATCTCAACTTAACATTTGTTCGATTTCAGTCATTTTTTTATCCTTTTATCTAATTAATAAATTAACACAAAGTTGATAAAGTTTGGTTTTCTTAGCTTCAATTTCTTCAATTAGCAAGAGTAGTTTAAATAAAGTGTTGGTAATGTTTTTTCACTCAGAATTAAGTTTGAAGTAAAGCATTTCTTTTTTTGCTTTAGAAGCATGCTTAATTGTTGAACCAGTTGCATTCATTTCAATGATCTTTTTATTAGTGTTATTAAGAACGTTCAATAATATTTCCACCTTTGTTAAATAATCGGATTTCAAATTGTATAAATAACCATTAAAGCCTTCAATAAACCAATCAACTAAACCAACAGTAGCATCTAAAGAAAGTAAAATATCCCCTTTAAAGGTGTTCGGTTGATCTTTGACAAATTTACTAGAAATTCTGGTATTCAAAGTTCTTATATCAAGAAAAGGTGTTCCTGAGCTTTCAAATTCCTTTGGTCCGTTTTTACCTTTTTCAAAAGTAAGATGATTAATTAGTAGTTCATTGGTCTTTTCAATCTTATGGTTAGCAATCATTTTTAGTAATGAAATGATTGCTTTTTTAGTGGTTTTTATCTTAGTTGAGATTGTTTCAAGAGGTTCAATAATGTCGATTATTTTTTGTTGCTCTTCTAGTGGAGGAAGGTTTATAAAATATTGATTCCAAAAATTACTGGTTAGACGAGGTACAGCAGATCCTATACTAAAAATGGAAAAATCAATTGATGACATTAAATAATAGATGTATTTGGTTGTTGTATCATCTTTTGTTTTAAACGAAAATGCCGTGTTTTTTGTTGAATGTTTTTTGTTTGTAAAATATATGGACATAGTCCCAACCCTAGGCAAGATGATAGAATTACTTTCAAAGGTTGGAATTTTTGTATAACCAACTATTCCCCCTGTTGCAAATATAGGGAAATCTGAATCATTCCCATTAGCGACAAAACTTTTAGAATACTTTAATTCTCCAATTTCTCCAAGTTTATAAATTGCCATTAAAAAACAAGGCTACATTGCCTTGTTATAGATTTTTCAGTTGTCTTCTAAGGATAGGTTTAAATATCGAAAGGTTGTTTCAATTTTTTCGTGGCCTAACTGCAACATTACCATCTTAGGATTAGCACCATTTAACAATAAATGTGTTGCACTTGATCTTCGAATTGAGTGGGGTGTAAACTGATCACCCAAAACCTCTTTAACTCACAATCTTAAAGTTTTTGTCGTGTAATCAAATGGTCTTAATTGCTTGGTTGTTTCTCAATTGTGAAAGACTTCTCTAATTTTGTTTCCTTTCCCCAAAATCCTAATGGTTTTCTTGTTTATTTCGATTATTTGATAAAGTTCTGAAGCTCTTATTCCTGTCTCAAATAAGAAGCGAATCAATAGTTTCTTTTCTGTCAATGAAACATTTTCCTCCTCTTTAACTTCGGTTTTTTTCATTAAATATTTCTTGGTAAATACCTCCATATATACCTTAGGTATTTTTGGTAATTTGATATTTTTAAAGGTATCAATTCGTTTATCTTTGCTTCACTTCATGTATGAACATAAGACATTGTAATGAGTTCAAACTGTATTTGGTGAATGATAATGTAACCTTAATTCCTTCTTTAAGCTTGCAATATTTCCATAGTATTGCTTATATTTTTTTAAAATATTTGTATAAGTAATAATTGTATTTTTCGAATAATTATTTCGTTTTAAATAATTTATAAATTCTTTTTCTTTCATTTTCCCCCTCTTAAATACTAATTAAAATGGCAATACGATAGAATAATAATTAGAAATTGGGAGGTTTAATAATGGCAATTATTGGTATACAAACAGGTAACTCGAATACAGAGGATGCCCAAGAAAAAGGTATCTATCCTTTATTTGATAGATCGCAAGTAATTAAAAGAAGTAACAAGTATCTTTTCGATGGTGAGTACGTAATCGTGGCTGGAGAAGGAAACTTTAAACCAAAGTATTACAATGGAAAATTTGATTTGCATCAAAGAGCATATTGTATAAAATCGACAGATACTACGAAATTAAGTAATAAATATTTGTATTATTTAATTTTGAAAAATTATCAAATTTTCAATAATTATTCCGTTGGTTCAACTGTGCCATCGTTAAGACTTTCTAGTTTTAATTGGATTAACAAAATATCTTTTCCGGCTTTTGAAGAGCAACAAAAAATAATCGACATTATCGCACCAAAAGAAGAGTTATTTTTAAAATTTTCAAACACGATTAGAGTTGATAATTTTGAACATACGAAAAATGATCTTAAAAATTTAATCGACATTATTGAACCTATTGAGAAATTGATAGATTCGATAAATTTTGCCAAAAAAAAGACTATTTCTTTGATTTCGAAAATGGGTGAGTTATCACTTTTGGCTTCAAAGAATATTGAATCAATTAAATTTGATAAACAAAAAGAAAAGTATATTGAATCAGGAAATTATGTTTCAACTGGAAATATTGGTGATTTCAATAATCTTATTGAAAAGTTTGAACAATTATCATCAAATCCGACTAGAGCTAGACTTAAATTTAAAAAGGATACCCTTTACATTTCTAAATTAGATGGCGAAAAGAAAATTCTATATCTAAATAAAGATCGAGATTTAGTTCTTTCTAATGGTATGTGAGGAATTGAAGGAAATGAGGATAGTAAATATTCTTTATATGCTTTTCTACTATCAAATACTTTCTATGAAGAAAAGACACTCAAATCAACAGGAACTACGATGAGAGGATTGAATGACAATACTCTAAAACAAATTATTAATTATTATTCGATTACAAAGAAACACAATTGATTAGTAAAAAAATATTTTGTCTACTTGTCTTTCTTAACAGAATTATTAGAAGTATTTTATAAAATCAAAAATAAGTTCATTAAGTTTTTTGTTGTTTAGAGAATTAAAATTTTTTGAGTAAATATTTAACTGTTATTTGATTAATTAAATATCTTAAATTAAGATTAAATAAAGAAATGATGAGGTTTTATGATGAAAAAACAACAATATTATGATTTGATAGATGTTTTAAATAAAATGAATTTAAATCTAGAAAAAATTAATCAGAAATTAGAAGATGATGTGGAACTAAAATCTAAATTAATTGAAAGTGTTGATAGTTTTACCTACTCCTTAAAAAATATTGAACAATTTGTTGAAATATTAGGAAAAACAAATGAACATATGTCTAATTTACATAAAATTAGTGATGGAATTAGTAAAGTTTACCTTCAAGATGAGCAAAAGAATGAATTGTTAAAAGAAACATTAAATGAAATTAAATGAGCAAATAAACGATTACAAGAATAGTTAAAACTATTTGGAGAATTTATTTTAGATTAGGGAGGTTATTTTGTTGTGCCAAATTTTGAACAAACAAAAAAAGACAAGAATTACACGAAACTTTTGAACAATTTATTAGATATTAGGAGGGCCGATTCCTCCATTTTAACCAAAACATCGACTAATAAAAATTTTGATTTGTTTACTATGTTTCAAAACGATGTTAAATGTCTTGATCTTATATTTGATGAAAAAGAATTTACTCTACAATTAACAACAAAATGAATGGAAGAGTTTATAGATGAACTTAAGGAAGTTTATCAAAATTTTGAAAATCATTCTGAATATAGTTTTTTGGTGAAACAAAGAATAGACAGATTGTGTCAGAAATACGATTGAAAATTATCAAAAAAACAACAAAACGGTTTAGAACTTTCAGATAAAAGTGAAATAGTCAGAGAAACTTTATTAGAAATTGTTGATTCTTTAGAAATTGAACGACAAAAATTTATTAAAACATGAACTAAATATGCGAAAGAAGTTAATGATGAAATTGATCAAAAAGGCACATCCCCTTTGTACGTCGCTACTTGTTTCTTAAAAGGAACTAATCAGAATCAATCTATGGGATTTAATGCACCGTTGTTATTGAGAGAATTAAATATTAACGTTTTAAAAGATTCAGTAAAGATAACAAGTAGTTCTGATTGAATAATTAATGAAAAGTTAGTTTTTCATTTTGAAAGAATTGGTTATACATTACCTAAAAAACTTGATTTTGAAGATGAAAAGTCTTTTTCAGAAATTTTAAATGATGTTTTATCAAGAATTCAATTAGATGCACCAGCGAAAAATGGTTATTTCATTTCAAAATTTAAAAACTTTAAGAAAGAAGAGATTTCTAATAAAAAAATCGAAATAATGCCAGGAATCGTCATGGGTTGATTTAATCCTGTTGGGGGTTATTTAAGAGAATTAATGCAAAAAATTATTGATGATAATGAAATTGACCAGATTATTGATACTAATCCAATTAAAAGTATTTATCAAAACAAAATTATGACTGAGATCGAGAATAATTATGAAAAATTAGTTAAAATTCAAGAATTGAATTATGCCCAAGACAAAGCATTGGTTTCAGCATTAAATCAAGATACTATCATCTGAGGTCCTCCAGGCACTGGTAAATCACAGGTTATTGCTAATATTATCGCCAATATTTTGTACACAAATAAACGAGCCATTGTCATGTCACAAAAAATGGCTGCTTTAAGTGTTATTAAAAAAAGATTGGGTAAATTAGCTAAGTTTATTCTTTTTTCTTTCGATTCAAAACAAATGAAAAAAGAAGATTTCTACGAACAGTTAAATGATTTTTTAAAAACTGTAGAAAAATTCGACGATTCTGATATTAATTATCGAAAAGCTAAACCTTTAATCTCTAAAGAAAAAATCAATATTCTTAATTTTGTAGAACGTCTTAAAGCAAAAGGCGAATATGATAGCATTGTTAAGATTTATAAGTTGAATGGTAATAAGTATGACCAGATGAAACAAATTTCTTTTTTAAATAAGAATTACTATTATCCGGAAAATGCCACAAATGATCAAAATTACTTTTTAGAGAGTTTGGCAAATCTAAATAACATAAAGAAAAATGGTTATATTTTTTGATGAAAATATAAAGATTCTTTTATAGAAGAAGTTAATAAAGCTTTTCAAACAATGAATGATCATGAGATTCATGATTTAGAAAAGTATATTGCTCCTTTTAGAAAAACTTCGTTTGATAACGTCCGATTAGTTGGCGAAATTCCAAAAGTGTTAGGAAATGATGAAACAGATTTAGATTTTCAAAGTGATGAGGATTATCTGGAGAATTATTTAGCTACCAAGATTGCCAAAAAAATTGAGAATTGAAGTTTTTTTGATAGAGATAATCTTGTTAAATACAATAAGTTTGCTAGTGCAATTAGAGCTAAGCGAAGATTGCCTAATAAATTCATTAATGATCATCTTGAAATTCTCAATGAATTGTTTCCGATTATTGTTACAACTCCTGAACAAATTTTTGTTGGTTATGAAAAGAATTATTTTGATTATGCAGTGGTTGATGAAGCTTCGCAAATTTTTTTAGAAGTTGGTTTACCGATTTTATACCTAGCAAAAACAAAAATTTTAGCTGGTGATCCAGAGCAAATGCGCCCAACTTCTTGATTTTCAACAAGAGATGTTGCTGATGAATATGATGAAGAGGACGTTGAAGAGAATGCGCTTTCTTTATTGGATTATGCAATTGATAAAGGAGTTAACCAAGTTTTATTGAATCAAAATTATCGTTCTAGTTCTGCTGCTTTGATGTCCTTCTCTTCAAAAGAATACTACAACTCTGAGTTAGAAGTGATTGACAAGCAAACACTTCTTGATGAATTTTCTTTTACCAATAAACCAATTAAAATTGTTCAAGTGAATGGCGAATGAAACAAAGGAACTAACGAACAAGAAGCAAGAGAAGTTGTTAAGATTCTAAAACAAACTCATGAAAACTATGAAAACATTATTGTCTTAGCCTTTAATATTAAACAAAAACAATT
This genomic stretch from Mesoplasma sp. JKS002658 harbors:
- a CDS encoding type I restriction-modification system subunit M; the protein is MAQNIEDIETKLWTAADELRGNQSAEEYMHIILGVISLKYISDRFKVAKEKLKETGETLADYPPRDFYLTFEAFVVVEEASWDYIMQFANTNEIGMKLDHAFLLLEEKNLDLAGLFNKNYNSEGLDQIKLGNVVKVFSDEDFTQKGSEDLVGRIYEFFLGKFFKDRGQKGGEFYTPESIVKLMVNLLKPTGTIYDPACGTGGILVQAKHYIEKHGRKITDIFVYGQEYNSVTWKLAKLNLVLNSFPLEDVKHHPVLGTRAADSFAADQHKGLKFDFAMANPPFNMKKWGQDKLLDDPRWEWGLPPANNANYAWLSMIVSKLNQHGKAAVVLANGSLSSSQNNELEIRKNFVKNNKVDAIIELPDKLFYTTGIPASIWFFNNDKKTDKILMISPNAVKGRMRSKKLRELTNEDIKGIVELFDRHENGEDINKEGIAKSVTQNDLAANDYSFVPGRYVGSVEEKVDKEAIKSEIKTLASELNQLLEEFDELVPDIKKAIDQAIAYNDDEE
- a CDS encoding restriction endonuclease subunit S, whose protein sequence is MAIIGIQTGNSNTEDAQEKGIYPLFDRSQVIKRSNKYLFDGEYVIVAGEGNFKPKYYNGKFDLHQRAYCIKSTDTTKLSNKYLYYLILKNYQIFNNYSVGSTVPSLRLSSFNWINKISFPAFEEQQKIIDIIAPKEELFLKFSNTIRVDNFEHTKNDLKNLIDIIEPIEKLIDSINFAKKKTISLISKMGELSLLASKNIESIKFDKQKEKYIESGNYVSTGNIGDFNNLIEKFEQLSSNPTRARLKFKKDTLYISKLDGEKKILYLNKDRDLVLSNGMWGIEGNEDSKYSLYAFLLSNTFYEEKTLKSTGTTMRGLNDNTLKQIINYYSITKKHNWLVKKYFVYLSFLTELLEVFYKIKNKFIKFFVV
- a CDS encoding restriction endonuclease subunit S; protein product: MAIYKLGEIGELKYSKSFVANGNDSDFPIFATGGIVGYTKIPTFESNSIILPRVGTMSIYFTNKKHSTKNTAFSFKTKDDTTTKYIYYLMSSIDFSIFSIGSAVPRLTSNFWNQYFINLPPLEEQQKIIDIIEPLETISTKIKTTKKAIISLLKMIANHKIEKTNELLINHLTFEKGKNGPKEFESSGTPFLDIRTLNTRISSKFVKDQPNTFKGDILLSLDATVGLVDWFIEGFNGYLYNLKSDYLTKVEILLNVLNNTNKKIIEMNATGSTIKHASKAKKEMLYFKLNSEWKNITNTLFKLLLLIEEIEAKKTKLYQLCVNLLIR
- a CDS encoding DUF2178 domain-containing protein; translated protein: MIILIVIVAVIWTLGFTIGGAVMCSNNNSVGLVLCFLGSALIGLIIGLICLHKSSESVKDERYEKIITNQETVRKQNDGQIIKDLLKQNQELLQAMKDKENNQEESEEV
- a CDS encoding type I restriction endonuclease subunit R; translated protein: MIQERNLEENFASKLEESGWIKLDDISRDNGKLTSVVDTKLLKKKIIQINDISEKLADKALLEIRKQNASSYQELAFLGWQLLTNGVKVIDDESNNLTKTIRLISPYSAQNTYHYVRQFKIESLNNNEKRIPDIVLFVNGLPVVVIELKSTLAEEKLDDAFNQNQSLKTFAPELWKFNILNIVASDTTLCYGSISSSYKRMAKIKGYKTRESQEGIDYLLHPNNLFSFIELYSYYSQEQNEQIKYIAAPHQIEAVKKTMQHLDANASDPVKGGVIWHTQGSGKSVTMVFLTRAILNTYKKATILLVTDRTELDDQLYTRFAKAANYLNNTPVQIQSRQDLINQLDQKKNFGIYFTTIQKFGDQVQGGLSQRDDIFVLVDEAHRTQNNLSFDWQVNKETRELIEKFGYATYMRNAFPNAHFVAFTGTPLMGVEKQTTKIFGDYNHKYLMTDSIEDGTTVKINYELRKINYEFDQEYLQKMDELQNAYVEELNKNDLASQVKVDELLRSIKIKEVLENPEIIKAKSRDLLEHYKKRFQVLHGKAMIVAGTRKAAFEYYQQLKALTAQDDELKQITHLDWSDQEIILVMTTSNKDNQAMNEAIVKGEKEHEVAEEFKKPDSKHKIAIVVDKWLTGFDVPDLDTMYLDKIIKWHNLMQAIARVNRTYENSKYQEVKENGLIVDYIGIWRKLRDALLQYTKRENDPNDFSIEDVENAHDSLVQQLKIIEENYIPDLFASYQSDLKNNAQVAYRFIMNAWEQISNLAIEDRNRFLMMANSVKKFTKVAYSVLSDDEIWASRVVGEVYALQNSSTRFDDARLYATIEQMKTLTKQAILVNDKQIIVEEAQINRDLSEVAILMQQEANELAPTNPKIAVKIITMAIKTIIDKVSTMRPIFAEKASERLQTIVLEFDKTIDAANLLEELNRLFKDLRLDYDQWSQEPPELQAFMEIIGDDEYFQEAKNSPIVEEISTKLVNLIKQQGIVQYDTNPRVRTLILREIKKLLLTDYNYPPERLGGTSKILIDSIDKQIKLNPHYFEESI
- a CDS encoding tyrosine-type recombinase/integrase, with amino-acid sequence MKEKEFINYLKRNNYSKNTIITYTNILKKYKQYYGNIASLKKELRLHYHSPNTVWTHYNVLCSYMKWSKDKRIDTFKNIKLPKIPKVYMEVFTKKYLMKKTEVKEEENVSLTEKKLLIRFLFETGIRASELYQIIEINKKTIRILGKGNKIREVFHNWETTKQLRPFDYTTKTLRLWVKEVLGDQFTPHSIRRSSATHLLLNGANPKMVMLQLGHEKIETTFRYLNLSLEDNWKIYNKAM